One window of the Candidatus Neomarinimicrobiota bacterium genome contains the following:
- a CDS encoding glucose-1-phosphate adenylyltransferase, with protein MKDVAAIILGGGRGTRLDPLTRYRAKPAVPIAGKYRLIDIPISNCINSGIKQMFLLTQYSSASLHRHITQTYHFDAFSKGFIEILAAEQTIESEHWYQGTADAVRQNLVHFHNYPYNDYLILAGDHLYRMDYSKFVKAHREMDADITIAVKPVTAEEAKAFGILKVDGDRSITEFYEKPKTREELEPMASEIPEEFQGDAGDKSKRFLGSMGIYVFKPEVMEKAFKEDGDATDFGHDIIPRLLKTRKVKAYFFDDYWADIGTIRAFYNANLALTNIKPPFAFSEGKNPIYTHARFLPGTRFENTHVDSSFIADGGYVQANSVRNSIIGLRSRIGEDVEIESALLMGADFYQTDEEREEDKQNGIIPVGIGPGSKIRNAIIDKNARIGKNVDIGGQDYGEDHDEDNYSIRDGIVVVPKNSVIPDGAVI; from the coding sequence ATGAAAGATGTGGCAGCGATCATTTTGGGTGGAGGACGAGGAACCCGATTGGACCCGTTGACGAGGTACCGCGCGAAACCGGCAGTCCCCATCGCCGGGAAATATCGCCTCATTGATATTCCGATCAGCAATTGCATCAATAGCGGCATCAAGCAGATGTTTTTGTTGACGCAATACAGCTCAGCATCGCTGCACAGACACATCACGCAGACGTATCATTTTGATGCGTTCTCCAAAGGATTTATTGAAATCCTCGCGGCCGAGCAGACTATCGAGAGCGAGCACTGGTATCAGGGTACCGCCGATGCGGTCAGGCAGAATCTGGTGCACTTTCATAATTATCCCTACAACGATTATCTGATTCTGGCAGGTGATCACCTGTATCGGATGGATTACAGCAAGTTCGTCAAAGCACACCGGGAGATGGATGCGGACATTACCATCGCGGTGAAACCTGTGACAGCAGAGGAAGCCAAAGCGTTCGGTATTCTCAAGGTGGATGGCGATCGCAGCATCACCGAATTCTATGAGAAACCGAAGACCAGGGAGGAACTGGAGCCCATGGCCTCGGAAATTCCGGAGGAGTTCCAGGGGGATGCCGGCGATAAATCCAAACGGTTCCTGGGATCCATGGGAATCTATGTATTCAAGCCCGAGGTAATGGAAAAGGCCTTTAAAGAAGATGGCGATGCCACAGATTTCGGTCACGATATTATTCCCAGGTTACTGAAAACCCGGAAGGTCAAAGCCTACTTCTTCGACGATTACTGGGCGGACATCGGGACGATTCGGGCGTTCTATAATGCGAATCTGGCACTGACGAATATCAAACCGCCGTTTGCCTTCTCCGAAGGGAAAAACCCGATCTACACCCATGCACGGTTCCTGCCAGGGACACGATTCGAAAATACCCATGTCGACAGTTCCTTTATCGCCGACGGAGGATACGTTCAGGCAAACAGTGTCCGGAATTCCATCATAGGGTTGCGAAGCCGGATCGGCGAAGATGTGGAGATCGAGAGTGCGCTGTTAATGGGGGCGGATTTTTACCAGACCGATGAGGAGCGCGAAGAAGACAAGCAGAACGGCATTATCCCTGTGGGAATCGGACCCGGCAGCAAGATCCGAAATGCCATCATCGATAAAAACGCCCGCATCGGGAAAAATGTGGATATCGGTGGCCAGGACTACGGCGAAGATCATGACGAGGATAATTACTCTATCCGAGACGGCATCGTGGTGGTGCCGAAGAACTCCGTGATCCCGGACGGCGCGGTGATTTAG